The nucleotide sequence GTAGAAGTTTCTACAGCTAGTAATTTACCCGCTTATATGGAAACGATTATCAACAGCAAAACAGGTGTTGTTTATACTTTGCAGGAAATCTCTCCGTACATTTCTCTCTATTGGGCAAGTTTGATGATTGGCCGTTGGACTGGCGCTGTCGAAGCTTTTACAGACAATATGACTACTCAGAAAATCTTACGTTTCGTAGCACCGTATTTAGCTTTTGGTGTTTTTCTTCTTGTTAATGCGATCGCAAAGCACGACTTGTCACCGTTCTATATTTATGGATTAATCATCCTTGTTCTAATAGGTGCAGATATGGCGAGCAAAGGAAATCCTGCAAGGATGTTATTGATATTCGCATCTTTGGGAATATTAGCCATAGCCATTGGTATGTTAACAGATGGCATTATCAGTATTTACGCTTTTACCAGTGTTGGTCTTTTCTGTAGCACACTCTGGCCTTGTATATTTACATTAGCAGTAAGTGGTCTTGGAAAACATACAAGCCAAGGAAGCAGCTTCCTTATTATGATGATTATGGGAGGTGGTATCGTGAGCTGGATGCAGGGTTTAGTTTCAGAAAGTATCGGAATGAAGCAAAGTTACATTGTTGGTATTCTTTGTTTTGCTTACCTTGCGTTTTATGCCTGGAGAGTGAGCGGAATACTAAAAAGTCAAGGTATTAGTTTTGATAAAAAAGTTTCTGGTGGACACTAAAAAAAATACTATTTCAAATTCTAAATCTTGGGCAATCATTTTGGTTGCCCAATTTTTGTTATTCTATCTATTGTCGAAACTTGATTTTGCAGTAAGTTTCTTTTCAAAATTTTTTGAATGGAAAAAAAACTGGCATGTTGCATTATTTTCGGGAGTTAGCTTTTCAGTAGGAGATTTAATATACATTATACTTGGACTGTTTACTTGCTACTTCTTCTTATTGAATATAAAATTCCGCACGTCAAAATACATAAAGCATTTATTGATTATTGGAAATATTTTCTATTTCACCTATCAATGTTTTTGGGGAATGTTATATTTCCAGCCGCCAATCATTCAAAAACTACCTAATAGAAAAGTAACAGATGTAGAAATAAAAAAACTAACAATCAAATATCTTAATCTATGCAAAAGCGAGCGGGCCAAGCTAAATGAAGATAAAAATGGCATACTGAAAGTATTAGATTTTGCGAAAATAAATCAAGAGATAATAAATCAACAAAAACTATTGCCGAAAAACATATCTACAAAAAATTCAATTGACATTATCTCTATCAAACCAAGCTTATTTAGAGGGTTTATGAGTAAAACAGGAATCCTTGGCTATTATAATCCATTCACATCAGAAGCACAATACAACCCTAATATACCACCTAGCCAGCTACCGTTTACTATGGCTCACGAAATGTCACATCAGCTAGGATTTGCTAGAGAACAAGAAGCGAGCTTTATAGGATTTCTTTGTGCATATACATCACAAATTCCCGAGTTAAGATACAGCGCGAACTTATATGCCCTGAGAAGTTTAATAAAAGCCGTGTCATACAAGGACAAAAGATTTGCCGAGCTAATTCTTAAGTCATTTTCATCTAAGATGAAACGAGATATAGAATATGAATTACAATATGTAAAACGTAATGAAGGAATCGTTAATGATTTCTTTGGGGTGACTAATGATCTGTTCTTGAAATCTAACCAGCAGCAGGGCAGCATTACATATTCATACTTCGTTAATCTCCTGATTGCCTATGAGATATAAAAAAAAGAATCGTACTAAAAGTACGATTCTAAAAACACAAATGATGAAAAAAAATTTATTGCTCCCGAGTGACTAACTCAAGAGCACTGCAAATATACCGCTTTAAATATTACTAAGCAAATAGTAAGGAAGAAATATAAATTCTAAATTTCGCACTTAAAGAATCATGAGACGGGTATCTAACCTTCGTTATGAATAAAAAATGAAAATAAAAAAATCCGTAATCTGATAATCAAATTACGGATTAATTTCGTAGCGAAGACGGGAATTGAACCCGTGACCT is from Epilithonimonas vandammei and encodes:
- a CDS encoding DUF3810 domain-containing protein; translation: MDTKKNTISNSKSWAIILVAQFLLFYLLSKLDFAVSFFSKFFEWKKNWHVALFSGVSFSVGDLIYIILGLFTCYFFLLNIKFRTSKYIKHLLIIGNIFYFTYQCFWGMLYFQPPIIQKLPNRKVTDVEIKKLTIKYLNLCKSERAKLNEDKNGILKVLDFAKINQEIINQQKLLPKNISTKNSIDIISIKPSLFRGFMSKTGILGYYNPFTSEAQYNPNIPPSQLPFTMAHEMSHQLGFAREQEASFIGFLCAYTSQIPELRYSANLYALRSLIKAVSYKDKRFAELILKSFSSKMKRDIEYELQYVKRNEGIVNDFFGVTNDLFLKSNQQQGSITYSYFVNLLIAYEI